In Mya arenaria isolate MELC-2E11 chromosome 1, ASM2691426v1, the genomic stretch GATTTAAATAATATCcggttaaatttattttcatttcaaatgaaacaggCAAATTCGTTTGGAAATATGTATCAAAGTCATCAAAATTAAGGTTTCGAAGACTTAATTTAACTAAGGCGGCCCAACATGCTGACCGATGCtgtttattcattaaaacgtCTAGGTTTGCTGTATTACTATTTAGTTCGTATTAAGTTTGTCAGCCTTTTATCTTTGCTGTGTGATATACAGGTCTGACTCTTAATCAGAGTCTTGGCTAAGGAGTAATTGTATAGATGTTTCACATCAGGAATTTTAATGatggaaatgaaattaaatggtGGATTGCCTTTGTACATAAGTCCACTCATGGGTAAAACTATGGTGACACTTTTACTGATACTTGGTATCGAACACGCGGTCCGTTATAAAACGTTGCATTTGCTTCCACTTCTTACCTGGCTGCCAAGTGGAAACATCATCCAACACTGATACTTTGGGGTAGATAGCGTCATTGTCACCTACACGGAAATTGTCTTCCTGTTTCCTGTAGTCTGAAATGCCTATACTCTCTGCGAGAAATAAGAGACCATTCCCTGCGTCTAGAACTGCGGTCGATGTGTGGCCAAGAGCATTGACCTCTTCTTGGAAGCTAATTGGATTTCCtgttacaaaatgaatattcaaatttaagtaAGCCTATGccagttttaaatatataatctgctattcttgttttgtttctatttgtttttgcaaattaaatgtcttttttgATAACATTGAACAAAATCAGGTAATTCCAggaaaacagcatttttttgagaaaattatcGGCAGCTACTTTACTGAGAACGATCAGCACGGCATTAACGTATAAAAAGCATTCAAATTATAGAAACAATtcccaaaataaaaataatcgaACAGTAATGGACCATTTTAAAGAGCGTTTATAACTTCAAGTCTTTACAATACCTTTCTGATAGACACATGCCCATGTTCCTTTGTCAGGTACGGATCGCAGCAAACCATTTCCAGTGACTTCGCCATAAATCAGCGTTTCGAAGGCGTCAAAGGCAAGCTTGACATTAATCTTTGTCGGGCTAGCAACACGGCGACGTTGACTAGCCAAAACCAGGATCTCTCCGTCTTGCAAACCTATGTTGCAAAGTTATGAGTGTCATTGTGTATAGTTCTTTTGATTAAGAGGATCTAATAAAAACGATACTATtgtaattatacaatatttatgcgaaaagctacaaaaacaagctcagtagcaaaaagttcaaacataaacccggtttaatggcactgggtcaACATGGCTAAGATTATGTAAACTAAACACTACCGTTCTCAGTCTCTGTAACACTGGAAATTGAcaacattaaagaaaacatatttcaccACAATGTGTTGATGGCAATGATATGTGAGTGTCTGCTGACAAATTATGGACTTGGCTATTAGTAGATTGTTATTCGGCAGATTAACTGGCCTGCTAACCGTATACAGTATTCCAAAGTTTATCTTTTGACCAATGTCTGGTTAATGCATTCAGTCGTTGATTAATTCAAGCATACATTTACTCAAATACCTTCAATCGCCCCCAATCACTTGCACATACCAGCATGAGATCTcatgaattaattatttaacacaTTCACTCCATCATTCATTCTATTATgcactaaattttatttacaactatCCACTCATAGGTTTAACATTACTTGTGTCTCCCAACTTGGATTGCGGTTATCAAGCCGTTTCCTCAGAGTACTCCATTGTTAACACCGTGAAGACGAGATTTTTTAATATAACGTtgtaatataaattaacataaacTTAGTTTCTATTTACTTGTATAAGCTTACTCCCTTACCACTGAAGAGGTCAGCGAGCTTTCTACCGTCCCACTCAACGTGGTAGACGTCAAAGTCTTGCAATTTCGTGCCATCCGCTAAGAACTTGTATGCACCTATACCATCTCTGTATTGCCGATAATTCGACCCGTCGCgctaatataaaaaaataaacatcaagatatataattacatatctAACTAAAGATAGTTCTGATTCCGACACTGATTGCTTTTAAATGCATCCGACCCATGAACAAATATAAGGTGGCCGATTTCCGccatttcttttttgtttcatgtttatcTGGTATTGTACACCTTTGCAATAgtacattgttaaaataacttTACTAGTGTAGTCAATTATTCCGAAGTTGTCAAATGTTCACTGCCGATTATTTCAACGGCAGATCCCGCACAACTGCATTATTACACTCTTCCTGTTACCAGCATAGTTCTTACAATCCTTCTTTTAGCATCATTAGTATTTGCATGGCCTCTACACTTGTTAAAACCCTTCAATTTTGTAtagttttgtatttgtatgacCTCTACACTTGTTAAGCCTTTCTATTTTGtatctgtttttatatttttggaaGGCAagattaagtatttataattgTCTGTCTCAgattgctgttgtttttctaaaaaaaatatttttaaaaaaataaccttctattgatatatattgttcaaagaataagtactattattatttattcatacatgGCATCTTGTTCATGTTAGTTTATAAATGTCCCTGGCATTCATATATACGTATATAAGACTAAATGATGTTCATTCCACCGACCGCCTTCTATATCATTTTCAGGAACATCTACTGAAGACCAGATAATACTGGTCCAGAAAATCgttcatgtttaataaaaaataaagttataaaataagtCAAAATCAGTTATAAGGATATTTAGCTCTCTTAAAAATCCCCTAAAACACATTCGTGGGGGCTTTTAAAGTTGACCCCAGAATAAGTGCATAATTGCTGTGTTGCCAGgagttaaatatttacttctgATGTCCACATAATTAAATTCCATTAGAGCTTGAGGGCTAATTTACAtagcatttaattttattgttacaGAAAAGAGAAATGCTATTAAAATTTCTAAACCGCAAGGAAATGAATGCAATGTTCGCCTCCTGTAAGTATACAATGTTTCAGAACGGCGACTCATCGATGTTTGTTTGATCAGTGCACGGGCAGTGAAGTCCGACTTCCCGATTTCGACTTCCCGATTCGGACTTAACCATTTTCCACACACTAAGCTTCAAACACTGAAGAACAGCAATTCTAACAtagaaaatgttattatcattattacacCTTTCTCTGGTACTTTCAGTCTAAAGATCCGCAAAAATAACGCTTCCAAGactattaaacaaaattttccTTCGGCGGTGTTTGTGTACCGTGGGTATTCAAACGATGAATGCAATTAAAGCGCAACCTGAGTGTTAATATATTAAgaggttttttttatcaaccTATACCGTGTGAATATTTAAAGAAGTTTATAGGATCAACCTAGACAATGTAAAATGTTAAGTGTTTTGTAAactttaaagtatattttaactCGTTCTTTGATAAGTTTTTCACTTCCTAGTTGTATTTTATAGATAAACAATGAATAAACCCCATCATTTTTAGTATGAACAGCCGTGTTGCTCAGTTGTACGCGCCATATTGGGTTTGGCCCGTAAAACACAACCTTCCGTTTGGCCTTAGGACAAGTGGCGATCGGGATGGGCGAACAACAATCTTACATTAGCAACATATTCCACAAAATATATTGAGCTGggctttaaataacaaatttaccGAATATCTTTATAAGGAAGATTCAAAACAATGTCACCATAAGTTTATATTATGAAATACGATGGCTTTATTTGATCATAACTGCTAACATATGTTCATACTAACGTACTATAGCAAACATTCATCTGATATTCAATTAacctttaaattattcaatagtTAACGatgagataaaaacaaaatacaaaaaatacaaacagtcACTTCCATAGGTAATAGCAATGTTATATGTTGTTACATTCTTCATACTACGTTACATAACTAACGGAGTATTAAGGTCCCGAAAACAgcgaaaacatgttcataacAGAAGCACAGACATTGTTCCAAGTACTTAAAAAGTCATCTTCCATTCTCAAACGTCCTTATTATTCGAACATTTCTCTTCTACAATTCTTCTTTACGGGTGTCATCAGCTTCAAATAAAGTGTTTCCCTCACTAAGAATACTATCTGTTAATTAATCATAAGCGCCTGCCCATATTCCTGCAGGCGATACACACCTTGAGTATAAGCATCGGACAATTCTATATATCATCAAAGTGTGTCAGATATATACAACATTCAAAGAAACATATTCACTTGTtaacaatatgatataaaaGCGAGACGACATAACATTGATGCAAATGATACAATCTATAACCTCCACACTTAATTACAATGCTATTCAACCTTAGATATACCATTAGATTTGGAGTTTTAAAGTCCCGATTTCTTCGAGAACACGTCTATTATAGAAGCGCAGACATGGTTCCAAGTAGTTTTAAGAAGATACCTTCCATTCTCATAAGTCCAAATTATGCGAACGTTTTTCTTGTACAATTCTTGCATTGTAGGTGTCAGCAGCTCTTCTTGGATTGTGTCCTTCACTAAGAATATAATCGCTTTATCCATTATAAGGGCCTGTTCAAATTCCTGCCGGCAATACTCGCTTTGGGTATACGCATCGGACAATAATATTAGAACCATGGCCGATTTCCGCAGAGAATGGACAATTTCGTCGGAGATGGGACGTCCTGGTATAAATTCCCTATCTCCAATACATACTGTTGTTCTGTCTATTCCAATTGCATCTTGCAGATGTTGATCTAATGGATTGATCACGTTTCCTCTTAGGAAAGGCTCGTCCTGACTGTTGAATGATAGAAAAACAACGAACCTCAATTCATCTTCGCCTGCTTTAAGTAATGCAATGACGTCTTCTTTCTTTTGTTTATGGTTTATTCTACGTTTTGTCAATACAACGACACAGATTGTTAATATCGCAAGTAATGGTGCTCCTACGCCAAACCCAATCCATAGTCCTATTCGCTCTCGTTTTTTACATATGTATTGTACTGATGATATAACGGAGGCGTCTATAACTGTTATCGTCCCGTCTTTGCCAACACATGTTATTGATTGACTATTTCTTCTTTTGAAATCCAATAGCCATTGAACTGACTGAAGATTATTGCATTCACTACATGGGAACCTATTATGACTTAAGTCGAccagtgttgttttgttgtgcTTAGATTGTATAATTTCATCAATGACGTCTCTTGATTCATCATTCAACGTTTCTATGGTATTATATGATAAGTTAAGATATCGTATTTGCTTTGCTGTTTTTACGTTTAGATCTAACGTACGCAAATAATTGTGTGACAAGTCTAAATTTCTAAGCAGAGTGTTGTGGATGAACAAGTCTTTTGGTAAATAATTAAGGTGATTGGATGAAAGGTTTACAGTCTGTATCTTTAAAAGACTATTGAAAAGTACACTGAATAGCGatttgttattaaaactcaTAGATTGTAGCTCGTTGTAAGACAGATCAATTGAttgtaaatcattaaaaacgGTGAAAAAATCCGGATGAATGAATTTTAGATTGTTTCGGCTGAATGAAAAAGATCTAACGTTCCTTAACGGTGCGATAGTTATAAGCTGAGTATCAATAATTTGAAGGTTGTTACCTTcgaatgatatattttctatattccACACGTAGTTGGATGTAAAACtgatatttctttcatgtttaaTTATCATAGGATGTCCGctgttacaaatattatttaagaataGTTTTTTTGTATGCCGTAAAAACGCATAAGCGTCCAAACTATAAATGTAATTTTGCCTGTTAGCAATATTCACGAAGCAGAAAGGCCTTATCCTGTTAGGCAAAATCATACCTGTAACATCAATTATATCGAATGAACAAACGGCTGTTTTATCTAAAAGTACATTTGTGAACTGCTTTATGTTGCTTGAACGTAAAGACAACTTCCTTATTTTTGCacaattttttgaaaattcttGTACATCAAATGTTGATATCTCTAAAAAGTCTAGGTCAAGCACCTCGACGGGTCTTGAACCGACAAAGCGCCAAAACGAagcatttaaatcaaatgaacCCTGTCTCAATCCGACGGATCTATGCAAAGCTAATACTCTTAACTTTGTCATGGATTCtttttcatacatttcatatatattttccGGCAACATGGTATAACATTCCGATACATTAAACACACGAATGTTATCGAGTCCTTTAAGCCATCCTCGGTGTATATAAGTTCCCGCAACGCTCAGATGTAACTCAGATAGTTCTTTCAAGCCCAAGAAACAGTTTGATTTAAACGTGATCTTATAATCGTAAGGACTGTATATAATTAACGTTTTAAGTTTCTGATAGCTTTTGTCGGCAAAGGTATTATTGTCCAATGCTATATTCCTGTGTACACATTGTATTGTTAACGAACCAGCGTTCCCTGAATACACCGTAGGAATCATATTGTTGCACACATAGTCCTTGCCTTGGTGCCAACACGTCCTTGTCTGATTGGTGCAAGTAGGTGGTCCTGCCCTTACTTGCACAACGGTTAATGAAAGCGTCATGTAAAGAATGAACATCATACTGAAATTATCAGTGTCTAAAGATGTGAATACTTCAATCTGAATAAAGTCCTCGATCTTCCTCGCTTGCACAGAGAGTATTAAgaatatgattttattcagaTTGGTTGCCATTCGTTCAACTAACACTTCCTTAATTTAAATGcgaaatattaaaagaaagttCAGTTTTTATTGAGCTCTATTGATAAATACTCAACCCTGAATGCTTTAAGCAATTAAGCGCACTATACCTcgttattaaatattatttgtaaagaTTTGGTCGACGAACGTTATCTATTACATTGAAAAGCCGTAATTATACCAATTTTGAAAGATAAGCAAACAATGGCGTAATGATCGTTACACGGAAGTGTAAAACGACtactaaacatattttttgggAGATTTACGCCAAAGCCTTTATTAAAACTCCATTGCAGGTGGGTGTGCATTTATTAAATGATCATCTATGAATCAAAGTCACCACAGTACAAAAGAAGCTAGCATTTATGCATAAAATCATTTAACTGTTTCCATAATGAAGGGAGACTATTACATAGAGAACGTTTTGAGTGGCAATGGTAAGAGAACATAGGGAAAACTAGAAGGTTTGTTGTATTGTACAAATTTACACGCGTGAGCAATGACACTGACCAAAAAGGACCGCACATTAGAAATACGTACAAAGGAAAAAAATAGGGAAAACGTAGCAGCAAACCATTGACTGGTATGATCCCGTATAAGATCACATAGGTTACTTTAACGATCCCGTATTACAGCCCATAGACTACTTTAATAAGACACGCATTAGATCCTTCTTACTGTAATTGTTCATGTTACCGTTCTTGATTAGTGGTTTGCATAAAACATGTGGTCTGggatttatttggattttaaatatctGTGAGCGTTTAGCCTCATTAAATTTGGTATGGATAGACAGATAA encodes the following:
- the LOC128236729 gene encoding uncharacterized protein LOC128236729, translating into MRDGSNYRQYRDGIGAYKFLADGTKLQDFDVYHVEWDGRKLADLFSGLQDGEILVLASQRRRVASPTKINVKLAFDAFETLIYGEVTGNGLLRSVPDKGTWACVYQKGNPISFQEEVNALGHTSTAVLDAGNGLLFLAESIGISDYRKQEDNFRVGDNDAIYPKVSVLDDVSTWQPGKKWKQMQRFITDRVFDTKYQ